TGCAACAGGTTCAGTTTTTCTGATTTCTGCGTGTTTGTCTTTTTTACTGTTTTCATCCTTTTTACCGGATGCTTTGTCCTTTTGTTTTTTGGACTGATCATTGTCTGAGTCATGGGGATTGATTAGCTCTTCCCCGCTCTTTTCATTCCCGTCTTTAACAGACGTCTTTGCTTCCTGTTTGTTCCCCTGATCATTTCCGCGTCCCTGCTTGGCTTCAGCGGTTCCCGCTGCCAATCCCAAGACCAGTATACACGCTAGTAAAGCTGTCCAAGTGTTTTTCATGATGCGATTCCTCCTTATAGTAAACACCGGGCTCAATCGTCCCTAGATGTATTAACGGTTTCTCTAAGCTGATTTTTTATCTTTTTTTATTTAATGTGTGAGACACCACTATAGCTGCAGTCCAGATTACCAAAACCACTATAAAATTTTATTATACGCCTAACCTATTTACACAGTATAATGAGAAAATGCCCATGCATTTATAAGAAACAGCCTTTACATTCGCATAATAGAAAGAAGATGAAACAGACATGTTCGGCACCATTCTTTTGGACGTTGTTTTACCTATTTTTGTACTTATCGGTTTTGGTTGTATCATGCAATATTATTTTCGACTGGATTTGTATACCTTAGCTAAAATCAATTTTTATTATATCACCCCCGCAGTTGTGTTTACGGGTCTATATCACTCGGAAATTTCTTTAATGCTCATGGGTGAGGTTTCACTTTTTTATGCCTTGTACATAGCTATTCTGTACGTAATCAGTACTACCGTCGCCAGATCGCTGAAATACAGCCCTGGAATGCGTGGAGCTTTTACAAACAGTGTAATGCTAGATAATTCAGGAAATTATGGTCTACCAATCAATCAGTTGGTGTTCAAAGGTGATCCGCTAGCCATTTCCGTTCAGGCTCTGATTATGACCTTTCAAAGCTTTGTTACATTTACATACGGTACTTTTGTTGTACAGAACGGTAAGGCTAACACTCGAAAAATTTTAATTAATTTTTTGAAAATGCCTGTACCTTATGCACTTGCACTAGGTTTGCTCCTAAATCTGTTGCATAGTCCGTTGCCTAATTTACTGGCTGAACCTTTGAATTATATTAGTCAGTCGATGGTTGCCGTGGCTCTGCTTACTTTGGGAGCACAAATTGTGCAATATCCCTTTCGCTTGCGCCGTACAGCCGTGTACATCAGTATGGTACTACGCCTGATTGCTGGTCCAATAGTCGGTTTTCTGCTTGTCTTGCTGCTGGGTCTTAAGGGGATTCCCGCTCAAGCCTTGCTCATTGCATCGGGTATGCCTACCGGAGTTAATACAAGTATTTTGGCGGAAGAATATAAAAATGAACCCGATTTTGCCGCACAAACAGTATTACTTTCAACGATTATGAATGTCATTACGATGACACTGTTAATTTCAGTATCCCGGCATCTTGTTTGAGGTGTATGATAATATAAAAAATGGATTAGAGACGCTTTTTGTCTAAGGACAGGAGCGTTTCTTTTTCGAGATAAAAGAACATACGTTCCTGTCGGTGCTTCTTTTTTCTACTTAAGGTGGTGTGTTTGTTTTATTGAGATCGTATGCGAGAAAGATTTTTTTCTATTGTTAATTTTTCATATAATGAAATAATTATATTATCTAATTTGAATCTCTATTAGTTGCTGTTTTCAACTTGTCGTTGCTTTTTCCTAAAAAAAGAATGCGGGACAACAAGGTCATCAAAATAAAGCCAGCTCACTCATTAGAGTGGCTGACTTAGGATTATCCTTATTAAGGTTTAGGGCTCAATTCCCCATTGCTTGCTTCCAGACAGATAAGCGGTTATTTTAGCAGAATCTTGTAAACTGTTTGCTGTAGGATTAAATGAATAATCATCGGTCTGTGTGTAACTGCTCCAGTCCTCTTTGGATATCCGGGTTTGCAAATCCACACTTTGACCAGGCTCTAAAGAACCCGCAGCCGATTTAAACCCAATTTCTGCATAAGAGTCTGCCCCTGGCTTCGCATTGGATAATGTTTTGAAGCTAGCAATCACATTCCCTGTACCGACGCTCGACCAATCCGTGAAGAAATTTTGTGTTTTCTCCCCGTTAATGGTGTAATAATAACGCAATGTCACATCTGCTAGGGAAATGGATGAGGTTCCCGTATTGGTTATTTTAAATTTGGAACTGATTGTATTACTTGTGGTGGATACATTCCCATTGAAGGTTTGCACCTTCAGAACGCCCTCGCCTGTTCCCGGCTCACTTGGCGTATCCCCTTTCACCGTAATCGTAAACAACACATCATTGCCTGTACTAAAATGGAAGTTTAGTGCTGTCTCTCCTTTAGGAAGTTTAGATAAATACTTGTTGGTAAGAACGACTGTTTCCTCACTAAGCGTATAATCTTCACCTTTGTTCAACACCACACTCCCCTGCTTGATCGCTTCTAGCGTATTGCCGTTAAGTGTTAGCTTGACAGTAATATCTGTATTGTTGTTATTCACTCCATAGGTTGCAGTCGTTGGTGTAATACTTGCTTGCCCGGTAGATGGCTGATCACCACCCACACGATCTGCCACCAGAATGCCGCGCCCATTCGTTCCCAGATAAGCACGTCCATAAACCCGTGGGTCCCCAATAATTTTGGTCACTCGAGCATATTGATGTTTGTCATCATTAATGCGCGCCCAGTTTGCACCAGCATCGTCCGATCGGTAAAATCCACGTGTACCATCCATTTTACCAACGATAAATACCGCTGCATTCGTGCGGTTCGGCGCTGCCTTACCAAAGCCTACAAAATCCGCTTCCTGCACATTAGAGAGCTTGGTGAACGTAGCGGCGGAATCGTTGGAATGCCATAAGCCATATGGACCTCCATCCTCGGAGCCTCCGGCGAACCACACATCTCCTTCTGCTCCTCGTACAGCATCAATATCAGCATTGCCTGCTGTCGGTAAGCCAGTTACCGCTGAAGGCGTAAAGGATACGCCACCATTGGTGCTCACATATATTTTCCCGGAGGCAAATGCGTAATATTTATTAGGGTTCAC
The Paenibacillus peoriae DNA segment above includes these coding regions:
- a CDS encoding AEC family transporter, translated to MFGTILLDVVLPIFVLIGFGCIMQYYFRLDLYTLAKINFYYITPAVVFTGLYHSEISLMLMGEVSLFYALYIAILYVISTTVARSLKYSPGMRGAFTNSVMLDNSGNYGLPINQLVFKGDPLAISVQALIMTFQSFVTFTYGTFVVQNGKANTRKILINFLKMPVPYALALGLLLNLLHSPLPNLLAEPLNYISQSMVAVALLTLGAQIVQYPFRLRRTAVYISMVLRLIAGPIVGFLLVLLLGLKGIPAQALLIASGMPTGVNTSILAEEYKNEPDFAAQTVLLSTIMNVITMTLLISVSRHLV